One genomic region from Ralstonia pseudosolanacearum encodes:
- a CDS encoding nuclear transport factor 2 family protein: MTQLHIDTVRAYLHHLHAGDTAGLISTFEDDGIVHSPFLGTMAARDFFGKLAQASSGSVITPIDLFASVQPATDVVRVAAYFRYDWTLNDERQVDFTCVDIFSFRHDSARIRTMHIVYDTHPLRERVGDKYAPDPAS; this comes from the coding sequence ATGACACAGCTGCACATCGACACAGTGCGCGCCTATCTGCACCACCTGCACGCCGGCGACACGGCGGGCCTGATCTCCACGTTCGAAGACGATGGCATCGTCCACTCGCCGTTCCTCGGCACCATGGCTGCTCGCGATTTTTTCGGCAAACTCGCCCAGGCTTCCAGCGGCAGCGTCATCACGCCGATCGACCTGTTCGCGTCGGTTCAGCCGGCAACGGATGTCGTTCGCGTGGCCGCGTACTTCCGCTATGACTGGACGCTGAACGATGAGCGGCAGGTGGACTTCACCTGTGTCGATATCTTCAGCTTCCGGCACGACAGCGCGCGCATCCGCACGATGCACATCGTCTACGACACCCACCCCTTGCGCGAGCGCGTCGGCGACAAGTACGCCCCTGACCCGGCTTCGTGA
- a CDS encoding NEL domain-containing protein, with amino-acid sequence MVFRVRGIDLAQSSHDPSTSDSQPFVMSSPSPGERPARRSPAAVLSGLVGFSRHRGAGETAHGHEGGRSLLRQFRAPGYMNLRAQGPSSPRESLEVWAKACKLQPETLEALRALRDQEGSEPFMSLLGRLDGCASFDKRKWHRADSVRELGGILKLAAHNDAYRAFCFDVAGGADANCHDNVDVIFGNLRLAAKDPTYHGDASLEQVLKYHKRCVPWSLVDDFVSERFPLFGESLENVLALRVRLSSILPIRTPAMAFRSMASVDKGIAAQARAYIKKHCDSEAKLQRNLCRSPAWRQFLERQHPVEFTANTLLWASALQAVVEKRPDGEAMAVPPEVNTVSFGSRTEALARARAMPGIGTGHAFRHLQQNATVLLSEDLTRRLVVEKRPLRTEAKAYAHLLRDPDWLTYLEQEYPDDPAFFSDGIDTQDRHERLMRLTQQEITAARGG; translated from the coding sequence ATGGTTTTCCGCGTCCGGGGCATCGACCTTGCCCAGTCCAGCCACGATCCGTCCACCTCCGATAGTCAGCCTTTCGTGATGTCGTCGCCGTCTCCCGGCGAGCGCCCGGCGCGCAGAAGCCCCGCGGCGGTGCTGTCGGGGCTGGTCGGCTTCTCGCGCCATCGGGGGGCCGGGGAGACGGCGCACGGCCACGAGGGCGGAAGGTCTTTGCTACGCCAGTTCCGGGCGCCGGGGTACATGAACCTCCGCGCACAAGGACCGTCATCGCCGCGCGAATCCTTGGAGGTCTGGGCGAAGGCGTGCAAGCTGCAGCCGGAGACGCTCGAAGCCCTGCGGGCTTTGCGGGACCAGGAGGGCAGCGAACCGTTCATGTCCCTGCTTGGCCGGCTGGACGGGTGCGCGTCGTTCGATAAGCGGAAGTGGCATCGTGCCGACTCGGTGCGGGAGTTGGGCGGCATCCTGAAGCTCGCCGCGCACAACGATGCCTATCGTGCATTCTGCTTCGACGTCGCGGGCGGCGCCGATGCCAACTGCCATGACAACGTCGATGTCATTTTTGGCAACCTGCGGCTGGCGGCCAAGGACCCGACCTACCATGGCGATGCCAGCCTGGAGCAGGTGCTGAAGTACCACAAGCGTTGTGTGCCCTGGTCATTGGTCGACGATTTCGTGTCCGAGCGGTTTCCGTTGTTCGGTGAGTCTCTGGAGAACGTCCTTGCGTTGAGGGTGCGCCTGTCCAGCATCCTGCCGATCCGGACCCCGGCAATGGCGTTCCGCAGCATGGCCAGTGTTGATAAGGGGATCGCGGCTCAGGCAAGGGCCTACATTAAAAAGCATTGCGATAGCGAGGCGAAACTGCAGCGGAACCTGTGCAGGAGCCCGGCGTGGCGCCAGTTTCTGGAGCGGCAGCATCCGGTCGAATTCACTGCCAATACGCTGCTGTGGGCGTCCGCGCTGCAGGCTGTCGTGGAAAAGCGGCCGGACGGAGAAGCGATGGCGGTGCCGCCGGAGGTGAACACGGTGTCCTTCGGCTCCCGCACCGAAGCGCTGGCCAGGGCGCGCGCGATGCCGGGCATCGGGACGGGCCACGCGTTCCGGCACTTGCAGCAAAACGCCACCGTGCTGCTGTCGGAAGACCTGACGCGCAGGCTCGTCGTGGAAAAGCGGCCGCTGAGAACCGAGGCCAAGGCATACGCGCACCTGCTGCGCGATCCCGATTGGCTGACCTATCTGGAGCAGGAATATCCCGACGATCCGGCGTTCTTCTCCGATGGTATCGACACGCAAGACCGGCACGAACGGTTGATGCGGCTGACGCAACAGGAAATCACCGCCGCGCGCGGCGGATAG
- a CDS encoding LysR family transcriptional regulator — protein sequence MYLRYLYYLRLVIEHGSFAAAARAAGVSQPAISHGMRQLQRQFASPLLVRSGRRAVPTGLAMRVAAEAASLAEHVDALAASGPPRRDREVLQVGVTPSAALTCGPLLYDGWCAGHPRRFLQLTSADEGSLLAGLQMRSFDIVIAPKPRGPLPSGVVGQSLYRIAPLVYARRTHPCAGARTLAELRGAAWAVVGPSVRGPVDVLTEAYAVRDMPPPRVAVSCPDYASLLNLMAGADLLAVVPHPALIGEVRKRITPLRLREALPLYEMWVFEPARARGRTRPVVQQLLGAMAHREGR from the coding sequence ATGTATCTGCGCTATCTGTACTACCTGCGGCTGGTCATCGAGCACGGCTCCTTTGCCGCGGCGGCGCGGGCGGCCGGGGTGTCGCAGCCGGCGATCAGCCACGGGATGCGGCAGTTGCAGCGGCAGTTCGCCTCGCCGTTGCTGGTGCGCTCGGGGCGGCGAGCGGTCCCGACCGGCCTGGCCATGCGCGTCGCCGCGGAGGCCGCTTCGCTGGCGGAGCACGTCGATGCCCTCGCCGCGTCGGGCCCGCCTCGGCGCGATCGGGAGGTACTGCAGGTGGGCGTGACGCCCTCGGCCGCGCTCACCTGCGGGCCGCTCCTGTACGACGGCTGGTGCGCGGGGCATCCGCGCCGGTTTCTGCAATTGACCAGCGCCGACGAGGGCAGCCTGCTTGCCGGCCTGCAGATGCGCAGCTTCGACATCGTCATCGCGCCGAAGCCGCGCGGGCCGCTGCCGAGCGGGGTGGTCGGGCAAAGCCTCTATCGGATCGCGCCCCTGGTCTACGCCCGGCGGACACATCCCTGTGCCGGAGCGCGGACGCTTGCCGAGCTGCGGGGCGCAGCATGGGCCGTGGTCGGGCCGAGTGTGCGCGGGCCGGTGGACGTGCTGACGGAGGCCTACGCGGTCCGCGATATGCCGCCGCCACGGGTGGCCGTGAGTTGCCCGGACTACGCCAGCCTGCTGAACCTGATGGCGGGCGCGGACCTGCTTGCGGTGGTCCCGCATCCGGCGCTGATCGGGGAGGTGCGCAAGCGCATCACGCCGCTGCGCCTGCGCGAGGCGCTGCCCTTGTACGAGATGTGGGTGTTCGAGCCGGCCCGTGCCCGCGGGCGGACGCGGCCGGTTGTCCAGCAACTGCTGGGTGCGATGGCGCATCGGGAGGGGCGGTAG